Within Mucilaginibacter inviolabilis, the genomic segment TACCACTATATTTAATGCCATCAGAGGAACAGGCTCCATAACCTGTACTAATTTACAACTCGGCATCAACGGTACCACCAGGGTACCTAATTTATTCTATCTGATCGTTGAACCTGCCGTGTTTACTATAGCCAACAACGTTAATATATACGTAAACTGCTCATCACAAAATGGTAGTGGTATCAGGCTCGAGGGTGGCACTATGACCATAAACGGGCAGATAACATTTACCAATAGCGGCAATAGTACAACACAAAATTCCGCTTATTTTACCGTAAATGCCCTCACATCTTATAAAGGGAGCAATAATAACACAGCTACCAACCCAACACTCATACTGAAGAGCACTACTCCTATAAGTTCTATACCTACACCTTATGCCTCTTGTAATTTTTACGGAGATCACGGCGGTAAGGCAACCACTATTTATCAGGGGGCAAACCCGCAAATTTTCACATCTGCCTATCCTGGTTTCGGACCTGGTGGCGGTCCACCCATAAATTTACCTGCTACAAACCCTACTTATGATAACCTGGTAATACAGGGCACGGGTACTGCCGTAATAGGTGGTCCGGGTGGTGGAAACCCGGCTTATTTAACCATTGATTCTACATTAACAACTGCCAGCAATACTACTTTTAATACGGTTAATACCACAACCACTATTGGCGTTGTAAATGGTGCAACAGGAGCAAAATGGACAAACTCTGCTACAGTGACTGGCGGAGCAGGCTCAATCACGGTTAATGGAAGCCTTTTCAATAACTCACCTGGAATTATTAATCAGGCCGGAGGCAACCTCACCGTTGCATCCAACGCCAACAACACCGGAGCATTAAATCTGGGGACTGGAGCAACAGATATTAATGGAAGTGTAACCACAGGCGGCTCTTTAACGATGAGCAGTGGCACCTTAAATATTGCGCAAAATTATACCAACACCGGAACGTTTACCGCGAGTAGCGGCCTTATTACTTTTGATGGCACAACCGCACAAACTTTAATCGACCAAACTGCTGCGGGTACAAAATTCAACAATGTAACTTTTACCAATGGTACAACTGGCGCTAACAGCAAACGGATGAAATCGGGGAGTAACTTTTTTGTTAACCCAACTTATACCATCAATGTAAATGGATCGGGGATATTGACAGTTGAGAATACACCATCAACTTATACATCCGCTTTAACCCTGCTCTCCACATCGGCAGGAGATGCCAGCATCGGCAACCTCACTGCCGGAACTATTGCGGGTAAAATTGAAGTGCAGCGTTTTGTAAAAGGAGGAGCCCGCAGGTATATGCTTATTTCATCACCTGTTGCTGATACTACCAATACAGCCATAAGCAGTACCTCCAATAGCTACAGTCTTAAACCAATCATATTACCGGGCACGGCGGGTAGCAAGCTCAGTACTATTGTTACCGGCCCCAGTGGTTCTGGCGGTGGCTTCGACAGCGCCCCTGCTACAGGCAATAGCCCATCTGTTTTTGTTTATAATGAAAATGCACCAGCCACTACAGACGTTAACCAGGTGGCAGGCAATGAATACAAAGCGTTTACGAATACGAGTGCAGCTATACCTATGGGTAATGGCATATTACTTTATTACAGGGGGAGCCGAGATCTGTTAAACCTGGCAACAGGGTCACCTTTTGTAAGACCCTTCCCCGCCGCCGACGATGGCACCTTAACCTTTTTTGGTTCAGTTATCAAGGGAACAACGGCTACCAACTCCCCGATGACGCCCAACATTATTAATTTGCCTACCACCACGTCAACAGACGCATCCACTTACCCCATATCAGGCACAACCTATCCAACCACTTTGTCATATCGCAGTACAGCCACACCCAAAAAAGGATATAACCTGGTAGGTAACCCATATGCATCCGTTATTGACCTGGGCAAAGTAGGCGCGGCTAACACCAGTTTAAAATTTTATTATCTGCTCATCAAAAATGCCTCAACCGGCCCCAACAGTTCGTCTACACGGTTTGTATTGTGCAACACAACTGTACCGGCCGCACCTGTAATAGGAACCGGCGGCAGTCAGTATGTACTCTCGGGACAGGGCTTTTTCGTAGTTGCGCCTAATAATACCACAGCCATTACCTTTAATGAAAGTATGAAGGTATCCTATTCAACTTATACCGGCACCACGCCTCCTATTTTCAACGTAAAAAAAGGAGGCCCTTCCGTTGTAAAAACACTGGCTGTTAACGGAAATCATGACCTTGCGGCAGCTGCAGCCACATCGGCCACTGAATCATCATCAGCCACAACAGTTAATACCAGTACTATGCCATGGTTACGCCTGGATATGATGCAAGACTCAAGTACCTTTAGCTCTACCGATATCTATTTTAACAAAAATGCTCAAGCTAAATTTGTACCTGGTGAAGATGCACCTTACTTAGCTTCATCCGGCCAGGGAAACTTCTTTTTTTCGCAAACTGCCGACTCCATAGGATGCTTTGCCAACTATACCACCGATCTGGAGACACTGAAACGGGTAAATCTTTTTATTGCCTATACCAACTATGGCACCTATAAACTTACTGCGCCCATTAAACAAAACATTGACGAACGCTATACCATCTTTTTAAAAGATAAATTCACCAATGATTCTCTGGATGTTGTACACAATGCCGAGTATACATTCAACGTAACCACCGTCCCAGCCAGTTATGCTCGCGACAGGTTTTATTTAAGCATTGGCATAGCCCCTGGGCACGAGTATAAACTACGCGGGTTTAATGGTGCCAAACAAGCAAACGGTATAAAATTAACCTGGCAAACCGACAATGAAAGTAATTTTACCACATTTGTTATTGAAAAAAGCACTAATGGCGGTAGTTCATTTATATCGATAGACAGCCTGCGGTCAACCGGTGCAGGCAACTATAATTACACCGATATAACACCCGGCAGCGGGCAAATACTTTATCGTTTAAAACAGCAATTGGTAACAAACCGTACAGACATTTCAAAAAATTTAACCTTTAATTATCTCAATACAAACCCTGTAAGATTTATTGTTTACCCCAGCACTGCTTCGCAAAACATCAATATTAACTTTGGCAAAACTTATAGCAACAGCATTAAAGTGAGTATTGCAACAGCATCCGGAGGCCTTGTAAAAACCATAACCACCAGCAACACCAATTATTTACAGCAAAATATTGGTAACCTGTTGAGCGGACTTTACGTAATAGAGGCAGTTGACGAGTCGACCGGAAAAAGAATTGGCAGCGCTAAGTTTTATAAACAATAACATCACCATGAAAATACCAGCCTTTGTAAAAACTATTTATAAATTTTTACCGGGGATATGCCTTTTATTGATCACCTCCAATTGTTTTGCCCAATCAAACCCGGGCGGTGGTCTTTGCGACGGAAATGACGGCGGACCGGACGGTTGCCCTTTGGATACTTGGGTAATTGTATTGGTAGTTGCAGCCACTGTGTTTGCTGCTGTTCATTTATATCGCCAAAAAAAATCCCTTCAGGCTTAGCACCTAAAGGGATCATCATTATATTTTTTCTTGCAGGAATGAATGTTGTGTTGTTTGCCTTATACTTTTCGCATTTGCGATGGGCTGATCTGGTTTACTTGTAATTGTTTCAATACGCCGTCAACCACTTTTGGTAATTCGTCAAGTGTTCTTTGCGGGTTATGCAATTCGCCAACGCCAAAACCTCTCCATACTATACGACCGGTATTACGGTCAATCAAGTCGATGATAAGAGTACCTTCTTTATAAGGTACACGAGCATAGGTGCCGCCGTAACCGTATGGGTAACCCCAGCCGCCCCAGCCACCATAGTAGCCGTAAAAGCCGCGGGACCGCCAGCCCCAACCCCAGCCCCAGCCACCCCAGCCGCCCCAACCCCAACCGCCGTAGTATGCCGGATAAAATTCAGTCTTTACCCCTCTGCCGGTTATGGTAGAATAACTTACAAGCAAATCGGGATTGTTTTCCTGTAATCTTAAGCCTTTGGTTTGTAGTGCCGAGATAGTGGCATCTTTCACTCTTTCGTCAGCGATCTCTTTTTTAATCACGCCACCAGCCTTGTTGCTTGTTTCGGGCGCTACCCAGGCAAATGTTCGGTAAGATGAGAGATCAGTTTTGTTACGGGCTGCTGTGTAGTAATTGTAACTGCTGCAAGCAGACAGGGCCGAAACCAGCAATAATACCAGCCCTGTATAGATAGTTTTTTTCATTTTAATTCACTCCCTTATATTTATTCATTAGACTATTGAGCAAACAAAGGTTTAATTTAAATAATTATTTATTTAAATTAACTAGCTGAGCGTATAACTTTTCTGTAGGCAGGCCCACTACGTTGGTATAAGAGCCATTTATGCGTTCAATACCTATTAAGCCAATACGTTCCTGTATGCCATATGACCCGGCTTTATCAAGCGGGTTATACTGAGTTACGTAACTTTCTATCTCCTGGTTGCTTAGTTTGCGAAAAAACACTTCGGAAACATCAAAGAAATTATTATAATGTCCTTTATACAGCAAACAAACCCCGGTAATTACCTGGTGTACTTTGCCCGATAGCATTTTGAGCATCTCAACAGCATGTGCCGGAGTTTCTGGCTTGCCTAATATCAGACCATCTACACAAACAATGGTATCTGCAGTAAGTACCACTTCATCGGTTATGGTACCATCAAAAGCTTCGGCTTTTTTACGGGCGATGTAAACTGCAACCTCCTGTGGAGTTAGTCCTTCAGGATATGATTCGTCCACATCCTTTAAAACAACCTCAAACTCCATATCCATCAACCTGAGCAGATCCTGCCTGCGCGGTGATTTTGATGCCAGAATGATCTTGGGAATAGATGAGCCCCCCAGCCCCCTGAAGGGGGAGCTTTCGATTGGCATATTTATATTTTCCATTCTCTATTAATTGATTAACAGATACACCTTGTTCCCCCTTTAGGGGGTTAGGAGGCTTTTACCAGCTATAAGCCTGTTCGCTCATCCACTTACCCTGCACTTTAAGTACTTTTTCGATAATATCACGGGCGCATCCTTTACCGCCTCCATAGGGAGATACATAAGTGCTTACCGCTTTTATTTCTTCAACCGCATCGGCAGGACAAACCGGTAAACCGGCCATTTTCATCACCTCCAGATCAGGTATATCATCGCCCATGTATAAAACATTGGTAGCAATGATGGCCTTTTCTTCGAGGTATATTTTAAAACGCTGTGATTTGGTATGCGTACCCATATAAACATCCTGAATACCCAGGCTGTTTAAACGGTATATAGCACTTTTTGACCGGCTGCCCGATATAGCACATACATTGTACCCGCATTTAACGGCCAGTTGCAGTGCATACCCATCTTTAATGTTAAAGGCCCGGCTTTGCTCGCCATTGTCTGTTACAAAAACAGAGCCGTCTGTAAGCACACCGTCCACATCAAAAATAAACGTGGTAATATCTTTTAATTTTTGTAAAAATGACTCCACCGGGAATTAATTATTGAATTAGTGAGTTAGTGAATTATTGAATTTAGCCACAGCAATTGTTTTAATCACTTGATTTTGCAAATTGCCCACTGCTAACTAAAAACTGCCAACTGCCAATTATTGGTTATCGCGCCATTCATAAACCCAGGCCGATTGGATTTGCTCCAGGTGCCCTTCTGTAGATTCGGCTTTTGTGCCTGCAAAGTTAGGTAACGCTAAAACCCATTCCAGCAATTCGGTAAAACGAATGCGGTATATTTTTGATTCGTCAAAATCATCACCAAACTTTTCATAAAGTTCAATAGCAATGTCTTCGTGATCATTCCAGTGAATAGGTAAGGCAAATTTATTGTCGCTCATTTTTTGTGGTACGTTTTACGTGATACGTTATACGTTTTTCTATATTTTTATGTTTACCGGCCTTTTACGTAAAACGTATAACGTCAAACGTAAAACCCGCTGTTTAGTGCCCCAGGAATTGTGACTGATCTGGCAGGGTTACTTCTATATCACCGTCGATGATCACACACTGGCAACCCAGGCGGGAGTTGATACGCGGATTTACAGCCCTGTCAATAAAATCTTCCTCTTTATCTGATATTTCCTGAATATTATCCATTCCTTTATTCACATAAATATGGCAGGTACTGCATCCGCAAACACCGCCGCAATTATGCTGCAGTTCTATGCCGTTCTCCAGGCAAACATCTAATACAGATTCTCCTTCGGCAATAGGCAATTCAACCGGTTCGTGCCCTTTTTCCTCGAAATTTATCTTTATTTTAAAAACGTTCATTTAGGCAAAAGTAACAAAATTACTTGTCCCTGTGCCCACCATTATTGTTTTTGATAATACCCTGACTTAATAAAGTATAAATCTCTTGCCAATATGGCTCATCCTTAAGCATTTGCAGGTGAGCATCCATTGTAACCACATCATTTCGTACAGCCGGACCTGTTTGTACGCTTGCCGGCAGTTTTGTCTGCACTTTCTGTGCAGTTTCCAGTATAAGTGGCTTTAGCATATCAAAATTCATCTGATGCCCGGCCAGCAGCTGTTGTGCCACGGCATAAAGATAATTAGGGAAATTACAGGCAAATACAGCGGCCAGATGCAATATTTTACGATCGGCAGAGTTAACATGATATATATTATTACTGATCGTAGCGGCCAATTGTTCCAGATCCGCTTTGATATGATCATTAGCGGCTTCAATACATAGCGGCACGGCCCAAAAATCAACCTCTTTGGTTTTACTAAAGGTTTGCAGCGGATATAATACCCCCGCATTATTGGTAAAAGCCAGCATATCATTCAAATTGGTTGAACCAGATGTATGTACAATGAGCTTTTGATATCCGGCCAGTGCTTTTACCATTTCTATAATGACACCATCCTTAACAGAAATGATAAACATATCGGTATCGGGGCTGATAGCTGCCAGATTATCAATAGCTTCAGCACTCA encodes:
- a CDS encoding DUF4097 domain-containing protein translates to MSLPNLQNHLPKALLIFIFLIITQSRALATITFDWDGSNSTDWTLKANWTITANNGENLTNVNYPGESSSRTTDIVRLGVNTSVSAFANQPILSASVTVASLTFGYAVNSSTPAGTIFSGSVLTILSPAILTVSGDIVQNVSTSSTTIFNAIRGTGSITCTNLQLGINGTTRVPNLFYLIVEPAVFTIANNVNIYVNCSSQNGSGIRLEGGTMTINGQITFTNSGNSTTQNSAYFTVNALTSYKGSNNNTATNPTLILKSTTPISSIPTPYASCNFYGDHGGKATTIYQGANPQIFTSAYPGFGPGGGPPINLPATNPTYDNLVIQGTGTAVIGGPGGGNPAYLTIDSTLTTASNTTFNTVNTTTTIGVVNGATGAKWTNSATVTGGAGSITVNGSLFNNSPGIINQAGGNLTVASNANNTGALNLGTGATDINGSVTTGGSLTMSSGTLNIAQNYTNTGTFTASSGLITFDGTTAQTLIDQTAAGTKFNNVTFTNGTTGANSKRMKSGSNFFVNPTYTINVNGSGILTVENTPSTYTSALTLLSTSAGDASIGNLTAGTIAGKIEVQRFVKGGARRYMLISSPVADTTNTAISSTSNSYSLKPIILPGTAGSKLSTIVTGPSGSGGGFDSAPATGNSPSVFVYNENAPATTDVNQVAGNEYKAFTNTSAAIPMGNGILLYYRGSRDLLNLATGSPFVRPFPAADDGTLTFFGSVIKGTTATNSPMTPNIINLPTTTSTDASTYPISGTTYPTTLSYRSTATPKKGYNLVGNPYASVIDLGKVGAANTSLKFYYLLIKNASTGPNSSSTRFVLCNTTVPAAPVIGTGGSQYVLSGQGFFVVAPNNTTAITFNESMKVSYSTYTGTTPPIFNVKKGGPSVVKTLAVNGNHDLAAAAATSATESSSATTVNTSTMPWLRLDMMQDSSTFSSTDIYFNKNAQAKFVPGEDAPYLASSGQGNFFFSQTADSIGCFANYTTDLETLKRVNLFIAYTNYGTYKLTAPIKQNIDERYTIFLKDKFTNDSLDVVHNAEYTFNVTTVPASYARDRFYLSIGIAPGHEYKLRGFNGAKQANGIKLTWQTDNESNFTTFVIEKSTNGGSSFISIDSLRSTGAGNYNYTDITPGSGQILYRLKQQLVTNRTDISKNLTFNYLNTNPVRFIVYPSTASQNININFGKTYSNSIKVSIATASGGLVKTITTSNTNYLQQNIGNLLSGLYVIEAVDESTGKRIGSAKFYKQ
- a CDS encoding DUF4136 domain-containing protein, which translates into the protein MKKTIYTGLVLLLVSALSACSSYNYYTAARNKTDLSSYRTFAWVAPETSNKAGGVIKKEIADERVKDATISALQTKGLRLQENNPDLLVSYSTITGRGVKTEFYPAYYGGWGWGGWGGWGWGWGWRSRGFYGYYGGWGGWGYPYGYGGTYARVPYKEGTLIIDLIDRNTGRIVWRGFGVGELHNPQRTLDELPKVVDGVLKQLQVNQISPSQMRKV
- a CDS encoding Maf family protein, whose protein sequence is MENINMPIESSPFRGLGGSSIPKIILASKSPRRQDLLRLMDMEFEVVLKDVDESYPEGLTPQEVAVYIARKKAEAFDGTITDEVVLTADTIVCVDGLILGKPETPAHAVEMLKMLSGKVHQVITGVCLLYKGHYNNFFDVSEVFFRKLSNQEIESYVTQYNPLDKAGSYGIQERIGLIGIERINGSYTNVVGLPTEKLYAQLVNLNK
- a CDS encoding KdsC family phosphatase: MESFLQKLKDITTFIFDVDGVLTDGSVFVTDNGEQSRAFNIKDGYALQLAVKCGYNVCAISGSRSKSAIYRLNSLGIQDVYMGTHTKSQRFKIYLEEKAIIATNVLYMGDDIPDLEVMKMAGLPVCPADAVEEIKAVSTYVSPYGGGKGCARDIIEKVLKVQGKWMSEQAYSW
- the iscX gene encoding Fe-S cluster assembly protein IscX — translated: MSDNKFALPIHWNDHEDIAIELYEKFGDDFDESKIYRIRFTELLEWVLALPNFAGTKAESTEGHLEQIQSAWVYEWRDNQ
- a CDS encoding 2Fe-2S iron-sulfur cluster-binding protein, whose translation is MNVFKIKINFEEKGHEPVELPIAEGESVLDVCLENGIELQHNCGGVCGCSTCHIYVNKGMDNIQEISDKEEDFIDRAVNPRINSRLGCQCVIIDGDIEVTLPDQSQFLGH
- a CDS encoding Rossmann-like and DUF2520 domain-containing protein; its protein translation is MTKYFNCKNTMHITLIGSGNVATHLAAALKNAGHRIVQVYSRNAQHAALLAYHVSAEAIDNLAAISPDTDMFIISVKDGVIIEMVKALAGYQKLIVHTSGSTNLNDMLAFTNNAGVLYPLQTFSKTKEVDFWAVPLCIEAANDHIKADLEQLAATISNNIYHVNSADRKILHLAAVFACNFPNYLYAVAQQLLAGHQMNFDMLKPLILETAQKVQTKLPASVQTGPAVRNDVVTMDAHLQMLKDEPYWQEIYTLLSQGIIKNNNGGHRDK